One window of Candidatus Binatota bacterium genomic DNA carries:
- the nuoF gene encoding NADH-quinone oxidoreductase subunit NuoF, producing the protein MTESANPERVLLHYLDQGSDLCEIENYVADGGYATARRVLGEMSPVEVIDTVKESGLRGRGGAGFPTGMKWGFVARDTGKPVYLLCNADESEPGTFKDRQLIENDPHQLIEGMILSAYAIGSESAFIYIRGEFRKGYDILCRAVEAARARGFLGEKIFATGHTLDIVVHLGAGAYICGEETGLIESLEGKRAHPRIKPPFPAVQGLFGCPTIVNNVETLACVRHVMEKGPAWFKGIGPGKSPGPKLFCVSGHVNNPGVFELPMGTSLRELIEVHAGGVANGRALKAVIPGGSSVPILRADEIDLAMDFDSVAAAGSMLGSAGVIVMDEDTDMVATLRTIAHFYHHESCGQCTPCREGTGWLETILLRLESGEGTEADIDTLYSVAGGMLGTTICVLSDAAAMPVRSFLDKFRDDFLGSLAPEEG; encoded by the coding sequence ATGACAGAGAGCGCGAACCCCGAACGAGTGCTGCTTCACTACCTGGACCAGGGAAGTGACCTCTGCGAGATAGAGAATTACGTGGCCGACGGAGGCTACGCTACTGCCAGGCGAGTCCTGGGCGAGATGAGCCCTGTCGAGGTAATCGATACCGTCAAGGAATCGGGATTGCGGGGCAGGGGCGGCGCTGGTTTTCCGACCGGGATGAAGTGGGGCTTCGTGGCCCGGGACACGGGCAAGCCGGTGTATCTTCTGTGCAACGCCGACGAGAGCGAGCCCGGCACTTTCAAAGATCGCCAGCTTATTGAAAACGACCCCCACCAGCTCATAGAGGGGATGATCCTGTCGGCCTACGCGATCGGAAGCGAGAGCGCGTTTATTTATATCCGCGGAGAGTTCCGCAAGGGCTACGATATACTCTGTCGCGCGGTGGAAGCAGCCCGGGCCCGGGGTTTTCTCGGCGAGAAAATATTCGCTACCGGTCACACGTTGGACATTGTCGTGCACCTGGGCGCCGGAGCCTATATCTGCGGCGAAGAGACCGGTCTCATCGAGTCTCTGGAAGGCAAGCGAGCGCATCCGAGAATCAAACCGCCTTTTCCGGCCGTGCAGGGGTTGTTCGGCTGCCCGACAATCGTCAACAACGTCGAGACCCTTGCCTGCGTACGTCACGTAATGGAAAAGGGACCCGCTTGGTTCAAGGGTATCGGTCCCGGGAAGAGTCCCGGCCCCAAGTTGTTCTGCGTCAGTGGGCACGTCAACAATCCCGGAGTCTTCGAGCTTCCCATGGGCACCTCGTTGCGCGAACTCATCGAAGTTCACGCAGGTGGTGTGGCCAATGGCCGCGCCCTCAAGGCCGTTATCCCCGGTGGGTCTTCCGTGCCGATCCTGCGGGCCGACGAAATCGACCTCGCCATGGATTTTGACTCGGTGGCTGCGGCCGGGTCGATGCTGGGTTCGGCCGGTGTGATCGTGATGGACGAAGATACCGACATGGTGGCCACGTTGAGGACTATAGCCCACTTTTATCACCACGAGTCGTGTGGACAGTGTACGCCCTGCAGGGAGGGGACAGGCTGGCTTGAGACCATCCTGTTGCGTCTTGAGTCGGGGGAGGGCACCGAGGCCGATATCGACACTCTCTACTCGGTTGCGGGCGGGATGCTTGGCACGACCATCTGCGTCCTTTCAGACGCAGCGGCCATGCCGGTGCGCAGCTTCCTGGATAAGTTTCGAGATGATTTTCTGGGCAGCCTGGCGCCAGAGGAAGGCTGA
- a CDS encoding 2Fe-2S iron-sulfur cluster binding domain-containing protein, whose translation MPRVTFNGIDVEVEAGSNLIDAAEAAGHEIPHYCYHPGLPVAGNCRMCLVEIKALSDKQDKPLPKLQIACNTVVQDGMIAESNNDRVAEAGRSVLEFLLINHPIDCPICDQAGECKLQEYYMEYGGYESRVNLDEKVLKAKATPIGPDVMLDQERCILCTRCVRFLDEVTGTHELTINERGDHSVLSLTEGAVLDNPYATNVVDICPVGALTSREFRFQSRVWYLSSDDSICPGCATGCSIEVHSRGSEIFRVKPRNNPEVNGYWMCDHGRRVPSLLQGGERLSAHLKREQGRFLTRPVRTAVQYAASLMKSAGPVAVIVSPELSQEEAELLKQVAGLLGSEGCLVFRCEKPAFDDDELLISSDRFPNQQGLQVLGMRPADGPPIDCAAAIVAGCDPAAAGPQWTDWLEGLDGLLVLDSHKTVTAAYADCLLATATHFESGGTFINKDGLRQSFEAAISPPGDAVEGRVVLGWLVEELGSAAGISAPPPALESKLAGV comes from the coding sequence GTGCCCCGGGTAACATTCAACGGAATCGACGTCGAGGTCGAAGCGGGCAGCAACCTCATCGACGCCGCCGAGGCGGCCGGTCACGAGATCCCGCACTACTGTTATCACCCCGGCCTGCCCGTGGCAGGTAACTGCAGGATGTGCCTCGTCGAGATCAAGGCCCTGTCCGACAAGCAGGACAAGCCGCTGCCCAAGCTGCAGATAGCATGTAACACCGTGGTGCAGGACGGGATGATAGCCGAGTCTAACAATGACCGCGTCGCCGAAGCCGGGCGCTCGGTGTTGGAGTTTTTGCTCATCAACCACCCGATCGATTGCCCGATCTGCGACCAGGCCGGCGAATGTAAGCTGCAGGAATATTACATGGAGTACGGCGGCTACGAGAGTCGCGTCAATCTCGATGAGAAAGTCCTCAAGGCGAAGGCTACCCCCATCGGTCCGGACGTCATGCTTGACCAGGAACGGTGCATCCTCTGCACCCGTTGCGTGCGTTTTCTTGATGAAGTGACCGGTACCCACGAGCTCACGATCAACGAACGCGGCGATCACAGCGTCCTCAGCCTCACCGAGGGGGCGGTGCTGGATAATCCCTACGCGACCAACGTTGTCGATATCTGCCCGGTGGGTGCACTCACGAGCCGGGAGTTCAGGTTCCAGTCGAGGGTCTGGTACCTGTCGAGCGACGATTCCATATGCCCTGGTTGCGCAACCGGTTGCAGTATCGAGGTTCACAGCCGCGGCAGCGAAATCTTCAGGGTGAAACCGCGTAATAATCCAGAGGTCAACGGTTATTGGATGTGCGATCACGGCCGCCGGGTGCCCTCGTTGCTGCAGGGGGGGGAACGACTTTCTGCCCACCTCAAACGCGAGCAGGGTCGCTTCTTGACGCGGCCGGTGAGGACCGCGGTGCAGTACGCGGCCAGCCTTATGAAAAGCGCGGGGCCCGTAGCTGTCATTGTCTCACCGGAACTCAGCCAGGAAGAAGCCGAGTTGCTCAAGCAGGTCGCCGGCCTGTTGGGGAGCGAGGGCTGCCTGGTCTTTCGTTGTGAGAAACCAGCCTTCGATGACGATGAGTTGCTTATAAGCTCAGACCGCTTTCCTAACCAGCAAGGCTTGCAGGTCCTCGGGATGCGTCCTGCAGACGGGCCACCGATTGATTGTGCGGCTGCTATCGTCGCCGGATGTGACCCAGCCGCAGCGGGCCCGCAGTGGACCGACTGGCTCGAGGGCCTCGACGGGCTACTGGTGCTCGATAGCCATAAGACAGTGACCGCCGCCTACGCCGACTGCTTGCTGGCCACCGCTACCCATTTTGAGAGCGGCGGGACCTTCATCAACAAGGACGGCCTGCGACAGT